Proteins from a genomic interval of Hippocampus zosterae strain Florida chromosome 14, ASM2543408v3, whole genome shotgun sequence:
- the olig4 gene encoding oligodendrocyte transcription factor 4, protein MDSDAGSTCSRSSSPDLVVDDSAGRFFSNKMFQTYCQENRSDREADQSGGGKAKTRSQLSKEEVQDLRLKVNSRERKRMHDLNQAMDGLREVMPYAHGPSVRKLSKISTLLLARNYILMLSSSLEEMKKLVGDVYGANAAVQSRTSHPSITPAASPAHLPLHPLAQSLHSLVGTSQHHSSTAATTAIPAPHSPPSTSFLGFHAPVQGLLKDPLHLTTSYRHFPGMPCPCSLCQTLPTPTSSLHSLAMNK, encoded by the coding sequence ATGGATTCCGATGCCGGTTCCACCTGCAGCCGCTCCTCATCCCCAGACCTGGTGGTGGATGACTCAGCTGGGCGCTTCTTCTCAAACAAGATGTTTCAGACATACTGCCAAGAAAACCGGTCAGACAGAGAGGCCGACCAGAGCGGGGGCGGTAAGGCCAAAACTAGATCTCAGCTCAGCAAGGAAGAGGTGCAAGACCTGAGACTGAAAGTCAACAGTCGGGAGAGGAAGCGAATGCATGATCTGAATCAGGCCATGGATGGCTTGAGAGAGGTCATGCCATACGCTCACGGCCCATCAGTCCGCAAGTTGTCAAAAATCTCCACCTTGCTGCTCGCCCGAAACTACATCCTCATGCTGTCCAGCTCGTTGGAGGAGATGAAGAAGCTGGTGGGGGACGTGTATGGAGCCAATGCTGCCGTCCAGAGCCGTACTTCCCACCCATCGATCACCCCCGCTGCATCACCTGCCCACCTCCCCCTGCACCCCCTGGCCCAGTCCCTACACTCTCTGGTTGGCACCAGCCAGCATCATTCATCCACTGCAGCTACTACAGCAATTCCAGCCCCGCACTCACCTCCGTCAACCAGCTTTCTTGGGTTTCACGCTCCAGTCCAGGGCCTTCTGAAAGACCCACTCCACCTGACCACCTCCTACAGGCATTTCCCTGGCATGCCCTGCCCATGCTCACTCTGCCAAACTTTACCGACACCGACCTCTTCATTACACAGCTTGGCAATGAACAAGTAA